The Amycolatopsis coloradensis sequence GGCGGCAGCTTATCAGCAGCTGCTCGACGAGTTCGCGGTCACGCACGAGGAGCTGGCGAGCCGGATCGGGCGCAGCCGTCCGGTCATCACCAACACGATCCGCTTGCTCAAACTCCCCCTCGCGGTCCAGCGGCGGGTCGCGGCCGGGGTGCTTTCGGCGGGTCATGCGCGGGCACTCCTCTCCCTCGAAGACGCCGACAGTCAGGAAGAGCTGGCCGCCCGGATCGTCGCGGAAGGCATGTCGGTCCGCGCGACCGAGGAAGCCGTCACGCTCAAGAAGAGCGAAAAACCGGCCAAGCCGAAGCCCGCTCCCCGCAAGCCGATCCAGGCTCCCGGTCTCCAGGAGTTGGCGAACCGGCTTTCGGACCGGTTCGACACGCGCGTGAAGGTCGACTTGGGCCGCCGCAAGGGGCGGATCACGCTCGAATTCGGCTCCGTCGACGATCTTGAACGCATCGTGGCGCTGATGGACCAAAATCAGGCAAATCAGACACGTGAAACCGATTAGGGATCACCCCGGGCCGTTTTGTCACGGTGACGATAGCTGGGTGTCGACAAGGGAATAACGCTGAGTACTTGAACTGGGGGCAAGTATGAAGGGGTTGTTCGGCGGTCGAAATCCGCGCGCGGTGATCTTCGACTGCGACGGATTGCTCATGGACACCGAGCCGTGTTGGTCCGTCGCCGA is a genomic window containing:
- a CDS encoding ParB/RepB/Spo0J family partition protein, which encodes MSERRGGLGRGLAALIPTGPPPGSATPAENGSPVPSAPASKPAGPDDKGWFAANGAAGSHGGTVAGAVYREVPVSQIKPNPKQPRQVFDEDALNELEHSIREFGLMQPIVVRELGSDEYELVMGERRLRASQLAELEAIPAIVRQTADEAMLRDALLENIHRVQLNPLEEAAAYQQLLDEFAVTHEELASRIGRSRPVITNTIRLLKLPLAVQRRVAAGVLSAGHARALLSLEDADSQEELAARIVAEGMSVRATEEAVTLKKSEKPAKPKPAPRKPIQAPGLQELANRLSDRFDTRVKVDLGRRKGRITLEFGSVDDLERIVALMDQNQANQTRETD